From a single Micromonospora carbonacea genomic region:
- a CDS encoding glycosyltransferase encodes MRIAMISEHASPLAVLGGEDAGGQNTHVAELSAALAAAGHDVRVYTRRDAVDLPVAVRAPDGYEVVHVPAGPAEPMAKDALLPHMPAFGRWLAQRWRGGDWTPEVIHAHFWMSGLAGLAAGRRTGVPVVQTYHALGTVKRRHQGAQDTSPPGRIRDERDLGRAVDRVVAQCQDEVTELVRLGVPRGRISVVPSGVNLATFAPLGPAVGRDPGRARVLTVGRLVERKGFQDVIRAMPLVPDAECVVVGGPPEGLLETDPHARRLRALARECGVADRVRLVGAVPREEMGRWYRSADVLVAAPWYEPFGLTPLEAMACGVPVVGTAVGGLTDTVLDGVTGDLVPARDPRALGAAIRDLLDDRIRRFAYAGAARDRARRSYSWAATAQRLAEVYGEVAAVRRPTRVVA; translated from the coding sequence ATGCGCATCGCGATGATCTCGGAGCACGCCAGCCCGCTCGCCGTCCTCGGCGGCGAGGACGCCGGCGGCCAGAACACGCATGTCGCGGAGCTCTCCGCCGCGCTCGCCGCCGCCGGTCACGACGTGCGGGTCTACACCCGCCGCGACGCGGTGGACCTGCCGGTGGCAGTCCGCGCCCCCGACGGCTACGAGGTGGTGCACGTGCCGGCTGGCCCGGCCGAGCCGATGGCCAAGGACGCGCTGCTGCCGCACATGCCGGCGTTCGGCCGCTGGCTGGCCCAGCGGTGGCGGGGCGGGGACTGGACGCCCGAGGTGATCCACGCCCACTTCTGGATGAGCGGGCTGGCCGGGCTGGCCGCCGGCCGGCGCACCGGCGTGCCGGTGGTGCAGACGTACCACGCCCTCGGCACCGTGAAGCGCCGGCACCAGGGCGCCCAGGACACCAGCCCGCCCGGCCGGATCCGCGACGAGCGGGACCTGGGCCGGGCCGTCGACCGGGTCGTGGCCCAGTGCCAGGACGAGGTGACCGAGTTGGTCCGCCTCGGCGTCCCCCGGGGCCGGATCAGCGTGGTCCCGTCCGGGGTCAACCTGGCCACGTTCGCCCCGCTCGGCCCGGCCGTCGGGCGGGACCCGGGCCGGGCCCGCGTGCTCACCGTCGGCCGCCTGGTGGAACGCAAGGGCTTCCAGGACGTGATCCGCGCGATGCCCCTGGTGCCCGACGCCGAGTGCGTGGTGGTGGGCGGCCCGCCCGAGGGGCTGCTGGAGACCGACCCGCACGCCCGGCGGCTGCGGGCCCTCGCCCGCGAGTGCGGCGTCGCCGACCGGGTGCGCCTGGTCGGGGCGGTGCCCCGGGAGGAGATGGGCCGCTGGTACCGCTCCGCCGACGTGCTGGTCGCCGCCCCCTGGTACGAGCCGTTCGGGCTGACCCCGCTGGAGGCCATGGCCTGCGGCGTGCCCGTGGTCGGCACGGCCGTCGGCGGGCTGACCGACACCGTCCTCGACGGGGTCACCGGGGACCTGGTGCCCGCCCGGGACCCGCGCGCGCTGGGCGCCGCGATCCGGGACCTGCTCGACGACCGGATCCGCCGGTTCGCGTACGCCGGCGCGGCCCGCGACCGGGCCCGGCGCAGCTACTCCTGGGCGGCCACC
- a CDS encoding glycosyltransferase has translation MNVLVWHVHGSWTTSFVHGRHRYLVPVTPDRGPYGLGRARTYPWPASAVEVSPRELRRTDVDLVVLQRPEEFDLACDWLGRRVGRDVPAIYVEHNTPKGDVPDTRHPMADRDDLLLTHVTGFNELFWDNGATRTAVVEHGVVAPAVEWTGELDRLAVVINEPVRRWRVTGTDLLPRFAELAPLDVFGMGVTGLADRLGLPADRVTSHDDVPQERMHAELARRRAYLHLCRWTSLGLSLVEAMTIGMPVVALAATEAVVAVPPEAGALSTRVDDLLGAARRFLDDPAAAARAGAAARRAARDRYGLERFLADWDRLLEEEVCASR, from the coding sequence ATGAACGTCCTGGTGTGGCACGTGCACGGCTCCTGGACCACGTCCTTCGTGCACGGCAGGCACCGCTACCTGGTGCCCGTCACCCCCGACCGGGGCCCCTACGGCCTCGGCCGGGCGCGCACCTACCCGTGGCCCGCCAGCGCCGTCGAGGTCAGCCCCCGCGAGCTGCGCCGGACCGACGTCGACCTGGTCGTCCTCCAGCGCCCCGAGGAGTTCGACCTGGCCTGCGACTGGCTGGGCCGGCGGGTCGGCCGGGACGTGCCGGCGATCTACGTCGAGCACAACACCCCCAAGGGCGACGTGCCCGACACCCGGCACCCGATGGCCGACCGCGACGACCTGCTGCTCACCCACGTGACCGGGTTCAACGAGCTGTTCTGGGACAACGGGGCCACCCGCACCGCCGTCGTCGAGCACGGCGTCGTCGCCCCCGCCGTCGAGTGGACCGGCGAACTCGACCGGCTCGCCGTCGTCATCAACGAGCCGGTACGCCGCTGGCGGGTCACCGGCACCGACCTGCTGCCCCGCTTCGCCGAGCTGGCCCCCCTCGACGTCTTCGGCATGGGGGTGACCGGGCTGGCCGACCGGCTCGGGCTGCCCGCCGACCGCGTCACCAGCCACGACGACGTGCCGCAGGAGCGGATGCACGCCGAGCTGGCCCGGCGGCGGGCGTACCTGCACCTGTGCCGGTGGACCTCCCTCGGGCTCAGCCTGGTCGAGGCCATGACCATCGGCATGCCCGTCGTCGCGCTCGCCGCCACCGAGGCGGTGGTGGCCGTCCCGCCCGAGGCCGGCGCGCTCTCCACCCGCGTCGACGACCTGCTGGGGGCTGCCCGCCGGTTCCTCGACGACCCCGCCGCCGCCGCTCGGGCGGGCGCGGCGGCGCGCAGGGCCGCCCGGGACCGCTACGGGCTGGAGCGTTTCCTCGCCGACTGGGACCGGCTGCTGGAGGAGGAAGTATGCGCATCGCGATGA
- a CDS encoding SRPBCC family protein, protein MEKVIQAPPQQVFDVLADGWTYSDWVVGTVHVRDVDDAWPRVGARLHHKAGPWPFSLQDASTVLACEPPHRLVLKAGLWPAGEATVVFTLEPVGDGATRVRIGEDFAAGPLRWVRTRLNDLVLHQRNKETLRRLSDIATRQRSDR, encoded by the coding sequence GTGGAGAAAGTGATCCAGGCACCCCCGCAGCAGGTGTTCGACGTGCTCGCCGACGGCTGGACGTACAGCGACTGGGTGGTGGGCACGGTGCACGTGCGCGACGTGGACGACGCCTGGCCCCGCGTCGGCGCGCGGCTGCACCACAAGGCGGGGCCGTGGCCGTTCTCCCTCCAGGACGCCTCGACGGTGCTGGCCTGCGAGCCGCCGCACCGGCTGGTGCTGAAGGCGGGGCTGTGGCCGGCGGGCGAGGCGACCGTGGTCTTCACCCTGGAGCCCGTCGGCGACGGCGCGACGCGGGTGCGCATCGGCGAGGACTTCGCCGCCGGCCCGCTGCGCTGGGTCCGCACCAGGCTCAACGACCTGGTGCTGCACCAGCGCAACAAGGAGACGCTGCGCCGGTTGTCGGACATCGCGACCCGGCAGAGGTCGGACCGCTGA
- a CDS encoding polyprenol monophosphomannose synthase: MIEPVQLPAPWRDARLTVVVPTYNEAGNLPVLVERLLALPLPGLKVLVADDNSPDGTGEVADKLAIEHPDRVEVVHRAGKEGLGRAYVDGIGRALDGGAEYVAQMDADLSHPPEALPGMLGALLSTQAGVVIGSRYVPGGQLDEAWPLYRRALSGWANLYVHTLLRVRIRDLTAGFKIWRADALRDIGLDRVQSNGYSFQVEMHYLATKLGHTILEVPIRFEERRDGASKMTTATKIESALMPFKLRSRHRNIEG, translated from the coding sequence ATGATCGAACCCGTGCAGTTGCCCGCCCCCTGGCGGGACGCACGCCTGACCGTCGTGGTTCCCACCTACAACGAGGCGGGGAACCTCCCGGTCCTGGTCGAACGGCTCCTCGCGCTGCCGCTGCCGGGCCTGAAGGTGCTGGTCGCCGACGACAACTCCCCGGACGGGACGGGCGAGGTGGCCGACAAGCTGGCCATCGAGCACCCCGACCGGGTGGAGGTCGTGCACCGCGCCGGCAAGGAGGGCCTCGGCCGGGCGTACGTCGACGGGATCGGCCGGGCCCTCGACGGCGGCGCGGAGTACGTGGCGCAGATGGACGCGGACCTGTCCCACCCGCCGGAGGCGCTGCCCGGCATGCTCGGCGCGCTGCTGTCCACGCAGGCGGGTGTGGTCATCGGTTCCCGGTACGTGCCGGGCGGGCAGCTCGACGAGGCGTGGCCGCTCTACCGCCGCGCGCTCAGCGGCTGGGCCAACCTGTACGTGCACACGCTGCTGCGGGTGCGCATCCGCGACCTCACGGCGGGCTTCAAGATCTGGCGGGCCGACGCGCTGCGCGACATCGGGCTGGACCGCGTGCAGTCCAACGGCTACAGCTTCCAGGTGGAGATGCACTACCTGGCCACGAAGCTGGGGCACACCATCCTGGAGGTGCCGATCCGGTTCGAGGAGCGCCGCGACGGCGCCTCGAAGATGACCACCGCCACCAAGATCGAGAGCGCGCTGATGCCGTTCAAGCTGCGCAGCCGGCACCGCAACATCGAGGGCTGA
- a CDS encoding phytoene desaturase family protein, translated as MTSTGLPTAASGGPTGPERADAIVVGAGHNGLVAANLLADAGWDVLVLEATGAPGGAVRSAEVTAPGYLSDLYSSFYPLGYASPVLAGLHLDRHGLRWTHAPDVLAHLLPDGRAAVLNRNLDATAASLAAFAPADGERWRHAYADWLDVAGPMLATITTPFPPVRGGVGLLRRLKVGGALRLARRLVVPVRKLGAELFDGEGGTLLLAGCALHTDLSPEEAGSGVYGWLLAMLGQQVGWPVPVGGAQRITDALVDRLTRRGGRIVHDARVDRVLTARGRAMGVRTVDGRAWRARRAVLADVPAPALYLDLVGAAALPPRLVEDLAHFRWDGSTLKVDWALSGPVPWTNPAVAGAGTVHLGADLDGLTTYSAELARGQVPRDPFLLVGQMSVADPSHSPPGTESLWAYTHLPFRRDWRAEDVAAHLTRMEDVLEAAAPGFRARILGRHVAGPADLERGDPSLVGGALGGGTAAAYQQLFLRPIPGLGRADTPVDRLYLASASAHPGGGVHGAPGANAARAALARDRALTGGLYAGVIGAAHRTVYR; from the coding sequence ATGACCTCGACCGGCCTCCCCACCGCCGCGTCCGGCGGGCCGACCGGCCCGGAGCGCGCCGACGCGATCGTCGTCGGCGCGGGCCACAACGGCCTGGTGGCGGCCAACCTGCTGGCCGACGCCGGCTGGGACGTGCTGGTGTTGGAGGCGACCGGCGCGCCCGGCGGGGCGGTGCGCTCCGCCGAGGTGACCGCCCCCGGCTATCTCAGCGACCTCTACAGCTCCTTCTACCCCCTCGGGTACGCCTCGCCGGTGCTCGCCGGCCTCCACCTCGACCGGCACGGGCTGCGCTGGACCCACGCCCCCGACGTGCTGGCCCACCTGCTGCCCGACGGGCGCGCCGCCGTGCTCAACCGGAACCTCGACGCCACCGCCGCGTCGCTGGCGGCGTTCGCGCCCGCCGACGGGGAGCGCTGGCGGCACGCCTACGCCGACTGGCTCGACGTGGCCGGGCCGATGCTGGCGACCATCACCACCCCCTTCCCGCCGGTGCGCGGCGGCGTCGGCCTGCTGCGCCGGCTCAAGGTCGGCGGGGCGCTGCGGCTGGCCCGCCGGCTCGTCGTGCCCGTGCGCAAGCTCGGGGCCGAGCTGTTCGACGGCGAGGGCGGCACGCTGCTGCTGGCCGGCTGCGCCCTGCACACCGACCTCTCGCCGGAGGAAGCCGGCTCCGGCGTCTACGGCTGGCTGCTGGCCATGCTCGGCCAGCAGGTCGGCTGGCCGGTGCCGGTCGGCGGGGCGCAGCGGATCACCGACGCGCTGGTGGACCGGCTCACCCGGCGGGGCGGCCGGATCGTCCACGACGCGCGCGTCGACCGGGTGCTCACCGCCCGGGGCCGGGCGATGGGGGTACGCACCGTCGACGGCCGGGCCTGGCGGGCCCGGCGGGCCGTCCTCGCCGACGTCCCCGCGCCCGCCCTCTACCTCGACCTGGTCGGCGCGGCGGCGCTGCCGCCCCGGCTGGTGGAGGACCTGGCGCACTTCCGCTGGGACGGCTCCACCCTGAAGGTCGACTGGGCGCTGTCCGGGCCGGTGCCGTGGACCAACCCGGCGGTGGCCGGCGCCGGCACCGTGCACCTCGGCGCGGACCTCGACGGGCTCACGACCTACTCCGCCGAGCTGGCCCGGGGCCAGGTGCCCCGCGACCCGTTCCTGCTGGTGGGGCAGATGAGCGTCGCCGACCCGAGCCACTCCCCGCCGGGCACCGAGTCGCTGTGGGCGTACACCCACCTGCCGTTCCGGCGCGACTGGCGGGCCGAGGACGTCGCCGCGCACCTCACCCGGATGGAGGACGTGCTGGAGGCCGCCGCCCCGGGCTTCCGCGCCCGGATCCTCGGCCGGCACGTCGCCGGCCCGGCCGACCTGGAACGGGGCGACCCGAGCCTGGTCGGCGGGGCGCTGGGCGGCGGCACCGCGGCGGCGTACCAGCAGCTCTTCCTGCGGCCGATCCCCGGCCTGGGCCGCGCGGACACCCCGGTGGACCGGTTGTACCTGGCCAGCGCCTCCGCACACCCGGGCGGCGGGGTGCACGGCGCGCCCGGCGCGAACGCCGCGCGGGCCGCGCTGGCCCGCGACCGGGCGCTCACCGGCGGCCTGTACGCGGGCGTGATCGGCGCGGCCCACCGGACGGTCTACCGCTGA
- a CDS encoding aldehyde dehydrogenase family protein, which translates to MYTVAQLIGGVWGAGGAGGELVVHDPADGRPVSTVPVATADEVGKAVEAARGVAPGWAATDPAERAAALHRAADAVQAAAQELAAAVTAEMGKPLADARGGVEAGVGTLRQYAELAPVRGGRTLLGGAGSIDFMAPQPRGVVAAITPWNDPVAVSCGLLGAALVTGNAVLYKPSERTPATGWLLARALDEVLPPGVLSLLTGGGEVGAALAGGDVDVVAHVGSTATGRRIAAAAARTGAKALLENGGSDPLVVDAGVDPVWAAEQAALGAFANAGQICVAVERIYAHRDVAEDFVDALVRRAGALRVGPGRDPATELGPLVDRRHRDHVHGQVTAAVAGGARLRAGGVLPDGPGAFYPATVVVDCRHEMTLVREETFGPVAPVVVVDSFSEALRCAADSPYGLAATVLTGSMSHAQRAWRELPVGTVKVNAVFGGAPGGAAQPRRGSGQGFGYGPELLDEFTATKAVHIEAPGGGHW; encoded by the coding sequence ATGTACACGGTTGCGCAGCTCATCGGTGGGGTGTGGGGGGCCGGCGGCGCGGGGGGCGAGCTGGTCGTCCACGATCCGGCCGACGGCCGCCCGGTCAGCACGGTGCCGGTGGCGACGGCGGACGAGGTCGGCAAGGCGGTGGAGGCCGCGCGGGGCGTCGCGCCCGGGTGGGCGGCGACGGACCCGGCGGAGCGGGCCGCCGCGCTGCACCGGGCCGCCGACGCGGTGCAGGCCGCGGCGCAGGAGCTGGCGGCGGCGGTGACGGCGGAGATGGGCAAGCCCCTCGCGGACGCCCGGGGCGGCGTCGAGGCGGGCGTCGGCACCCTGCGACAGTACGCCGAGCTGGCCCCGGTGCGGGGCGGGCGCACGCTGCTCGGCGGCGCGGGATCGATCGACTTCATGGCGCCGCAGCCGCGCGGCGTGGTCGCCGCGATCACCCCCTGGAACGACCCGGTGGCGGTCTCCTGCGGGCTGCTCGGCGCGGCCCTGGTGACCGGCAACGCGGTGCTGTACAAGCCGAGCGAGCGCACCCCGGCGACGGGGTGGCTGCTGGCCCGCGCGCTGGACGAGGTCCTGCCGCCGGGGGTGTTGTCGCTGCTCACCGGCGGCGGGGAGGTCGGCGCGGCGCTGGCCGGCGGCGACGTGGACGTGGTGGCGCACGTGGGTTCGACGGCCACCGGCCGCCGGATCGCCGCGGCGGCGGCCCGCACCGGGGCGAAGGCGCTGCTGGAGAACGGCGGCAGCGACCCGCTCGTCGTCGACGCCGGGGTCGACCCGGTCTGGGCGGCGGAGCAGGCGGCGCTGGGCGCGTTCGCCAACGCGGGGCAGATCTGCGTGGCGGTGGAGCGGATCTACGCGCACCGGGACGTGGCGGAGGACTTCGTCGACGCGCTGGTGCGGCGGGCCGGGGCGCTGCGGGTCGGGCCGGGGCGGGACCCGGCCACGGAGCTGGGGCCGCTGGTCGACCGGCGGCACCGCGACCACGTGCACGGGCAGGTGACGGCGGCGGTGGCCGGCGGGGCGCGGCTGCGCGCCGGCGGAGTGCTGCCGGACGGGCCGGGGGCGTTCTACCCGGCGACGGTGGTCGTCGACTGCCGGCACGAGATGACGCTGGTGCGCGAGGAGACGTTCGGGCCGGTCGCCCCGGTGGTGGTGGTCGACTCGTTCAGCGAGGCGCTGCGGTGCGCGGCCGACTCGCCGTACGGGCTGGCGGCGACGGTGCTCACCGGCTCGATGAGTCACGCCCAGCGGGCCTGGCGGGAGCTGCCGGTCGGCACCGTGAAGGTCAACGCCGTGTTCGGCGGCGCGCCGGGCGGGGCGGCGCAGCCGCGCCGGGGCAGCGGTCAGGGCTTCGGCTACGGCCCGGAGCTGCTGGACGAGTTCACCGCCACGAAGGCCGTGCACATCGAGGCACCGGGCGGCGGCCACTGGTGA
- a CDS encoding ChaB family protein, with product MPGREVLPSTLRRSPEKAQRTWEKTHDSAVETYGEGERAHRTAFAAVKHEFEKVGDHWEPKGRKGPSDRQAAGGGPARRAPTAGGVDANATKDHLLAVARKLDVPGRSRMTKPELVKAIEKANDNATRKARGGR from the coding sequence ATGCCCGGGCGCGAGGTACTGCCCAGCACGCTGCGGCGCTCCCCGGAGAAGGCGCAGCGCACCTGGGAGAAGACGCACGACTCGGCGGTGGAGACGTACGGCGAGGGGGAGCGGGCGCACCGCACCGCGTTCGCCGCCGTCAAGCACGAGTTCGAGAAGGTCGGCGACCACTGGGAGCCCAAGGGCCGCAAGGGGCCCAGCGACCGGCAGGCCGCCGGCGGCGGGCCGGCGCGGCGCGCGCCCACGGCGGGCGGCGTCGACGCCAACGCCACCAAGGACCACCTGCTGGCGGTGGCCCGCAAGCTGGATGTGCCCGGCCGGTCCCGGATGACGAAGCCGGAGCTGGTCAAGGCCATCGAGAAGGCCAACGACAACGCCACCCGCAAGGCGCGCGGGGGCCGCTGA
- a CDS encoding YihY/virulence factor BrkB family protein — MAATTEPDTAVLDEGRARRPRRVRQLSWSTWRGVLVRSGRNFVKDNCADWAAALTYYGVLALFPSTIVVVALVGLVSDGERTVDTVIDLARDVGAGSVVGNEGFVSVVRGVVDQSSGAKTLLSFGLLGALWSASGFIGAFTRASNAIYGVQEGRPVWKLRPLQIGLAAVTLVLLAVVATGLIVSGPVTDAVGDLVGAGGLARTVWGVVKWPVLAMVMMVLLSLLFWIAPNVRQPRFRWLTPGGAVALVSWALASFGFGLYVANFGSYDVTYGSLGAVIAFLVWLYLSNSALMLGVQINAELQRGRALQAGEPDPEEPVLPPRSPAAG, encoded by the coding sequence ATGGCAGCGACGACGGAACCGGACACGGCGGTCCTCGACGAGGGGCGGGCGCGGCGGCCCCGCCGGGTACGCCAGCTCAGCTGGTCCACCTGGCGGGGGGTGCTGGTGCGCAGCGGCCGGAACTTCGTCAAGGACAACTGCGCGGACTGGGCCGCCGCGCTCACCTACTACGGGGTGCTCGCGCTGTTCCCGTCGACGATCGTGGTGGTCGCCCTGGTCGGGCTGGTCTCCGACGGGGAGCGGACGGTCGACACGGTGATCGACCTGGCCCGGGACGTCGGGGCCGGGTCGGTCGTCGGCAACGAGGGCTTCGTCAGCGTGGTGCGGGGCGTGGTCGACCAGAGCAGCGGCGCGAAGACCCTGCTCAGCTTCGGCCTGCTGGGCGCGCTGTGGTCCGCGTCGGGGTTCATCGGCGCGTTCACCCGGGCGTCCAACGCCATCTACGGGGTGCAGGAGGGGCGGCCGGTGTGGAAGCTGCGCCCGTTGCAGATCGGGCTGGCCGCCGTGACGCTGGTGCTGCTGGCCGTGGTGGCGACGGGGCTGATCGTCAGCGGCCCGGTCACCGACGCGGTGGGCGACCTGGTGGGCGCGGGCGGGCTGGCCCGCACGGTGTGGGGCGTGGTCAAGTGGCCGGTGCTGGCCATGGTGATGATGGTGCTGCTGTCGTTGCTGTTCTGGATCGCCCCGAACGTGCGCCAGCCCCGGTTCCGCTGGCTCACCCCGGGCGGCGCGGTGGCCCTGGTCTCCTGGGCGCTGGCCTCCTTCGGCTTCGGCCTGTACGTGGCGAACTTCGGCTCGTACGACGTGACGTACGGCAGCCTCGGCGCGGTGATCGCGTTCCTGGTCTGGCTCTACCTGTCCAACTCGGCGCTGATGCTGGGCGTGCAGATCAACGCCGAGCTGCAACGGGGCCGGGCGTTGCAGGCCGGTGAGCCGGACCCGGAGGAACCGGTGCTGCCGCCGCGCAGCCCCGCCGCCGGCTGA
- a CDS encoding DUF2795 domain-containing protein codes for MERGSSKHSPRVDEQMSQEVSGLVQGPGVGGSRVDEFRQPEPAGEDQPEATTAPAGELRTGAPQGMSPADVERRSRLGRFITMTALPGDREALVANARDNDAPADLVAALEGLPPGTRYQTVSEVWAALGHRNETTRW; via the coding sequence ATGGAACGTGGCAGCAGCAAGCACAGCCCGAGGGTCGACGAGCAGATGAGCCAGGAGGTCAGCGGCCTGGTCCAGGGCCCCGGCGTCGGCGGCTCACGGGTCGACGAGTTCCGCCAGCCCGAGCCGGCCGGCGAGGACCAACCGGAGGCCACCACGGCCCCGGCGGGCGAGCTGCGCACCGGCGCGCCGCAGGGGATGAGCCCCGCCGACGTGGAGCGGCGCAGCCGGCTCGGGCGGTTCATCACGATGACCGCCCTGCCGGGCGACCGGGAGGCGCTCGTCGCCAACGCGCGCGACAACGACGCGCCGGCCGACCTGGTCGCCGCCCTGGAGGGGCTGCCTCCGGGCACCCGCTACCAGACGGTCTCCGAGGTGTGGGCCGCCCTCGGGCACAGGAACGAGACGACGCGTTGGTGA
- a CDS encoding SRPBCC family protein, translated as MSGVTEHVDVSVPIRTAYDQWTQFEEFPHFMEGVQEVRQLNDTKTHWTVEIAGVKREFDAEITEQLPDERVAWRSTGGTQQAGVVTFHRLDEANTRVTLQLEFEPHGVVEQAGDKLGVVDRRAKGDLERFKQFIERRGQETGAWRGSVDRPRP; from the coding sequence ATGAGTGGCGTAACCGAGCACGTGGACGTGTCCGTCCCGATCCGGACCGCGTACGACCAGTGGACGCAGTTCGAGGAGTTCCCGCACTTCATGGAGGGGGTGCAGGAGGTCCGACAGCTCAACGACACGAAGACCCACTGGACGGTGGAGATCGCCGGGGTCAAGCGCGAGTTCGACGCCGAGATCACCGAGCAGCTGCCCGACGAGCGGGTGGCCTGGCGTTCCACCGGCGGCACCCAGCAGGCCGGGGTGGTGACCTTCCACCGCCTCGACGAGGCGAACACGCGGGTGACCCTCCAGTTGGAGTTCGAGCCGCACGGCGTGGTGGAGCAGGCCGGCGACAAGCTGGGCGTCGTCGACCGCCGGGCCAAGGGCGACCTGGAACGGTTCAAGCAGTTCATCGAGCGGCGCGGTCAGGAGACCGGCGCCTGGCGCGGCAGCGTCGACCGGCCCCGGCCCTGA
- a CDS encoding MFS transporter has protein sequence MSRPASPRPALLLLAYLAFVSLGLPDGLLGVGWPSMRADFDVPTEAVGLMLTAGTTGYLTASVLAGFSLARLGVGRLLAGSTLLASLALTGYASSPGLAVTTGCALLLGLGSGAIDSGLNAYAANAFGPRHMNWMHAFFGLGVAIGPLIMTAVLSAGISWRWGYGIVAAAQLALGTAFALTVRAWVDRTAPPPPAAGPAPLPTTDPVRVRDTLRLPAVWLGSLAFAVYVAIEIAAGLWAFLLLTEGRGLTAGVAGVCVSGYWGSLFLGRVVQGFVAERLGTGRVLRASLLGMVAGAVLIALPAPAWVAVAGLLVLGFAAAPVFPLLTLGTAERVGAAHADRTIGVQIAAAGLGGALVPSGIGALVAYTSVEALGPALVVLAAALTTLHAVASRRP, from the coding sequence GTGTCCCGCCCCGCGTCGCCCCGACCCGCCCTGCTCCTGCTCGCCTACCTCGCGTTCGTCAGCCTCGGCCTGCCCGACGGGCTGCTCGGCGTCGGCTGGCCGTCCATGCGGGCGGACTTCGACGTGCCCACCGAGGCCGTCGGCCTGATGCTGACCGCCGGGACCACCGGATACCTCACCGCCAGCGTGCTGGCCGGGTTCTCCCTGGCCCGGCTCGGCGTCGGCCGGCTCCTCGCCGGCAGCACCCTGCTGGCCAGCCTCGCGCTCACCGGGTACGCGTCCAGCCCGGGGCTCGCCGTCACGACCGGCTGCGCGCTGCTGCTCGGGCTCGGCTCGGGGGCGATCGACTCCGGGCTCAACGCGTACGCGGCCAACGCGTTCGGCCCCCGCCACATGAACTGGATGCACGCCTTCTTCGGCCTCGGCGTCGCCATCGGCCCGCTGATCATGACCGCCGTGCTCAGCGCCGGCATCTCCTGGCGCTGGGGGTACGGCATCGTCGCCGCCGCCCAGCTCGCCCTCGGCACCGCCTTCGCCCTCACCGTGCGGGCCTGGGTCGACCGCACCGCGCCGCCCCCGCCCGCCGCCGGCCCGGCCCCGCTGCCCACCACCGACCCCGTCCGGGTCCGCGACACGCTGCGCCTGCCGGCCGTCTGGCTGGGCTCCCTCGCCTTCGCCGTGTACGTCGCCATCGAGATCGCCGCCGGCCTGTGGGCGTTCCTGCTGCTCACCGAGGGGCGCGGGCTCACCGCCGGGGTGGCCGGCGTGTGCGTCTCCGGGTACTGGGGGAGCCTGTTCCTGGGGCGGGTGGTGCAGGGCTTCGTCGCCGAGCGCCTCGGCACCGGGCGGGTGCTGCGCGCCAGCCTGCTCGGCATGGTCGCCGGCGCGGTGCTGATCGCCCTGCCCGCGCCGGCCTGGGTGGCGGTCGCCGGCCTGCTGGTGCTGGGCTTCGCCGCCGCGCCCGTGTTCCCGCTGCTCACCCTCGGCACCGCCGAGCGGGTGGGCGCCGCACACGCCGACCGGACCATCGGCGTGCAGATCGCGGCGGCCGGGCTGGGCGGGGCGCTGGTGCCCAGCGGCATCGGCGCGCTGGTCGCGTACACCTCGGTGGAGGCCCTCGGGCCGGCGCTCGTGGTCCTCGCCGCGGCCCTGACCACCCTGCACGCCGTCGCGTCCCGCCGGCCCTGA
- a CDS encoding DUF6401 family natural product biosynthesis protein, with protein sequence MRLPSNRAPGRTAVDSASSALAVLTVSIGTAGLAAAATRPGLLAEVDQHAAAVRDALGGDRRPLTPAALAGYAEGVRDAAREHGWQPPTRSADFAEPDWLLVRLLAVCALARALDTHPAPLPTL encoded by the coding sequence ATGCGTCTGCCGTCGAACCGGGCCCCGGGCCGCACCGCCGTGGACTCCGCCAGCTCCGCCCTCGCCGTGCTGACGGTCTCGATCGGCACCGCCGGGCTCGCCGCCGCCGCCACCCGCCCCGGGCTGCTGGCCGAGGTCGACCAGCACGCCGCCGCCGTCCGGGACGCCCTCGGCGGCGACCGCCGGCCGCTGACCCCCGCCGCGCTCGCCGGCTACGCCGAGGGCGTCCGCGACGCGGCGCGCGAGCACGGCTGGCAGCCGCCCACCCGCTCGGCGGACTTCGCCGAGCCCGACTGGCTGCTCGTCCGCCTGCTCGCGGTCTGCGCCCTGGCCCGTGCCCTGGACACCCACCCGGCCCCGCTGCCGACGCTCTGA